Proteins encoded by one window of Rutidosis leptorrhynchoides isolate AG116_Rl617_1_P2 chromosome 7, CSIRO_AGI_Rlap_v1, whole genome shotgun sequence:
- the LOC139858100 gene encoding probable calcium-binding protein CML16, producing the protein MVIMDQFQSNQVKQLKDIFARFDMNSDGSLTHLELAALLRSIGLKPQGDQIHSLLTRIDSNGNGSIEFQELLNAILPDLNEEVLMNHDQLMEVFRSFDKDCNGFITAAELAGQMAKMGQPLSYKELTEMMREADVNGDGVISFSEFTAILGRSASELFGVTAA; encoded by the coding sequence ATGGTCATCATGGATCAATTTCAATCCAATCAAGTGAAACAACTAAAAGACATTTTCGCTCGATTCGACATGAACTCCGACGGCAGTTTAACACATCTTGAACTCGCCGCTCTACTCCGATCAATCGGGTTAAAACCGCAAGGTGATCAAATTCATTCATTACTAACAAGAATTGATTCAAATGGAAACGGATCAATTGAATTTCAAGAGCTATTGAATGCAATATTACCTGATTTAAATGAAGAAGTATTAATGAATCATGATCAGTTAATGGAGGTTTTTAGATCGTTTGATAAAGATTGTAATGGGTTTATCACTGCAGCTGAACTTGCGGGTCAAATGGCTAAAATGGGTCAACCGTTGTCGTATAAAGAACTAACGGAAATGATGCGTGAAGCTGATGTTAATGGTGATGGTGTTATTAGTTTTAGTGAGTTTACGGCGATATTGGGTAGATCGGCGTCGGAACTTTTTGGTGTTACGGCGGCGTAG